CTGAAATTACAGAAGGCCCCAGCGCACATGATCCCATGTGGGTGAACGCCCATCACGTAGTTCTGGTTGGGAGGCAGCTCTGCTGTTTTCACCAGCTTTGGAGAAGACCTCGCTAGCTGAAAAGGTAGTCCTCCACCCCAGAGGACTTCAGAGCGTGAGGTCTTGGGAGGGGATGGAGGGCTCAGGGCTACGGGTTCCAGACGGCGGGCAAACGAAGGGTGTGAGCCCGCCTGAGAGAGCTTTCTCGCCCCAGAGGCCGAGCGGAGTCGTAACTCGCTaccagagagagggagagtgtgggtgggtgggtaaaaGCCCAGAAGTCTCCAGACTGATCTTTTAACTTGCTTTGTCGTTAGGTCAAGGTTGGCCGCTGGGCGGGGCTGGGGGATAAGTCGTGTGCGAGGGAGGGGCGGCCCCTGGATGCAGAATGAATTGGTGTGGGGAGGAGACAGAAGCAGGCAAGCCTGCAGAGTGGGTCGCAGCAGGAGAAGGTCCCAGTGGCCGTGGAACAGCGTGGCAGCTGCTGCAGCGCCAGCGGTGGCCACAAGCCACCGGGAGACTCTTTAATCTCGAGTGCAGCAGATCGGAATCCGGACCCGCGCCCCGGGCCTGTTTGCAGGTCTTGGCGAGGGTCAAGGCCACCCAGGAGCCACCGCCCTGCGCAGCGTGCCCGGACCTCCCCCCACcgtgtacaaacacacacacacacacacgcacgcacacacacacacacacacacagcggcTCTGGTTTCCCACCTTTAATTTTACTCCCTGCCCCAAGCCCCGGGGAGTCCCGGCATGGCCAGGGCGCCGCGCCTAAGTGAGGACGAGGTGCTGGTGCGCTGGGACGCCGTAGCGCGCCTTGTGCTCCTCGAAGAGCTGCATGAGCCGCTCCACGTAGAGCGCGTGCAGCGAGTCCACCTGGGCCTGGCTGGGCCAGGGGGTCAGCTGCACTGGGATCGGGGCCCCCACTGCCGGCAGGACGAGAGGCCGGAGAGGGCGGTCGCTTGGGCCCACTCCCCCCAACCCTCCCCGGCGTACTCTCTTGGGCAGAGGGCAGGGCTCTGGAGTGCTGGGCAGAGGTGGCGCAAGGCTCACCGACAGTGTGGACCGGAGTACGGAAGGGCAGTAGCAGGCCCCAGCGACCGTAGAAGAGTGGCAGGGCCACGCGCAGCAGCGGCTGCAGCGCTTCCTGGGCCGCCCGCAGCCAGGAACCCCGCGGGTTGGGGATCTGATGGAAGAGTTCGTTCTCTCCGAAAGAGAAGACCGGCACCAGGGAGGCCCTGGGGAGGAAAGCCGAGGGTGACTCCCAGGGAGGGCTCATCCCGTTCCGGTCCCCTGAGGACAGCCAGGGCGCCCCACCCCGCGCCATCCCGAGTTGCTCACCCGTGTTCCAACGCCAGCTTGATGAATCCCTTCTGATTCCGGATCCGTAAGATCGGCTCTCCGGGTTTTGCCTCCAGCGCCTCCAGGGGCCCTCCGACAGCCAGGACCGCCACCTGGCCACCCCCAGGCCGAGACAACAGGTAGGAGGCACTGGCCTTGTCTGAGGAGATCAaacctggggggaggggagagtttGGGAAACCAGAGTTGGGTCTTCAAGGGGGGCGTAGGGAAGTTGGGGACCAGGATCTCAGGAAGGGAGGAAGCCGAGGTAGGCGGCGACAGCTGCGGTTGGGGGTCCTGTGGCCTGGCCCCGCACTCCTCACCACCACTCATGATGTAGTCCCGGAAGAAAGGGAGGTGGAACCAACAGGGCAGCATGAGCAGGTGCGGCCAGAGGCCGGGGAAGAGACGAGAGAAGCCTGTGGCCTCTGTGCAGAAGTTGCCGAAGGCCCCGACGACCAGGATCCCGTGAGGGTGGAGGCTGAAGAGGTAGGTGCACGAAGGATCCAACTCTGCGGTTTTAACGAGCTGCAAGGGCAGAGGCGCGAGCCCCACCAGGCAGTGAAATTGGGCTTTGGGGGTTGACGTTCCCAAGCGTCTGTTCAGTCTGCCCCCCATCCCCCGCCCCCTTGCCCTGGTTTCCTCACCGAGATTGGGAAATAGTCACAGAAGTGTCTCCAGACCGCCCAGTTGCGGACCCAGGCAGAGCGTCGGCCTCCCGTCCGAGGTGAGTCTCTATCTCTATAGAGCCAGACCAGGTAGAGGACCGCTAGGATCCAGGCCAGGCCTACCAGCAGAGAGAGGAGCACAGCCATGCACACCTGGGCTAAGGGAATGAGAGCAGTGGCTCAGGACCCAGGCATTCAAGCCGGAGGGGCTCAGCTCCCCCGTCCAGTTCCTTCCTGGTCAGGCCCTTCCATCCCACTTGCTCCCCCATACTCTTTCAAGTATTCCCTAGATCCCTACAATGCCTGCCTCAGGTAATGGGAAAACAGAGCTCCGGGAACTTGGGTCCCACAGGCTGCCGGGACTCACCAAGCCCCAAGAAAGAGAAGACCCATTGCAGGACAGCGACCACTTGGAGGCCCTGGCTTAAGAGGCTGGCGGAGGCTGGCATTTTGTGGAGGGAATTGGACAGTGGTGCTCACAGCTCTTAAGCACCTGCCCTTCTGGCTCAACCCCCGGCCTCTGTCCCACCCCCATTTCCACCCCCTTGGCTGACTCACACACTAGACCCTCATAAGCCTGGAAAGGAAGAGTTAATCACTACCTGAGCTTTtaaggcaaaaggaaaacaaCCTGCAGGTGTGTGGCCTAGGGGTGAGAAAGGGAGTGCGTGAAATTTGTGGAAGttaggactttgggcctttgtgggGAACCAGGCTGGTAGCCAGCAGCCTGGGAAAATGGAGGTTGCCTGGGTGGTGCCTACTGTGAATGGCCCAGCTCCTTGATGGAATGAGAACAGTTCAAAGACCACTTAGTCATCCCATGGGCCTGGAGGGTCGAGACACTGTACAAGAGTTTATTCCATAAGAAGCAGCTTAGGACTTGTGGGAGGAGGACCCCAGAAGGGAGGGCTTTGTGGAAAAAGTAGAGGACTGGTGGGGCATGCCACTCATTGTCACCCCTGCCTGCCCCAAACATTGACCAGAGGCCTGTGGAAGCCAGCACTTTCTCCAGGCCAGGAAATGTCACACACACTGCCCCTCTCCCCACACACATTCCCATCAGGTGCCTAGTCACACGCATTCCTAGTATAAGATACTTCCCGTTATTAGCACCTCATAGTAATTCTCTGATTAAGGTCATCTCCCCACAGCTATAAGCAACAAAAGGACAAGTAGCCTGCTCATCACAGTGGCTCCTGTTACTAGCATGGTGCCTTGCATATGGTGGATACTCACTAAATGGATGGTAAGTCTGGAGGAGACAGGTCCCAATGTTCAGGACCTGTGCTCAGGCTGGGCACACATTTCTGTCCCTGAGCCCCGCCTCACTCTCCTGCTGGCTTCCCCTTCCAGGGACCTTGCCAAGAAACCTTGCCAAGGGGTGTTTTCTCCTGTCTTTGCTAGGCCACTTCCATTCACAAGGCATATAAGCAGGGGGGAGGGAGGTCAAGATGAGATAGGCTTAAAAGTCTAGACAAAGAAATGGTCAGTTCACATGGAAAAGTAATCAACCGGGTGATCAACCCCACCTGCCAGGAAGGAAGGTATCTTAGGCTAGGTCttctagagatgcaaaaccattaaagcatataaatatatagagagagatttatatcaatagctcacacagttgtagaggctggaaggtcccaagtctgtggatcaagctgggggcttctcctgatgcaaAGAGCCACAGGGGCTAGCAgaaccaagatcggcaggtcagacagcagggctcttggcAAGAGGATATTAAGACCAATgaatctcaagatcggcaggcaagacacaggtaagctgctagctcaagtcccaagagccagaggtcagacaaacagtagccagctgcaggatccagagcaagcaaaagcccaggagccttgccaAAAGTCCACTTATTTT
The sequence above is drawn from the Elephas maximus indicus isolate mEleMax1 chromosome 12, mEleMax1 primary haplotype, whole genome shotgun sequence genome and encodes:
- the MOGAT3 gene encoding 2-acylglycerol O-acyltransferase 3 isoform X3; its protein translation is MPASASLLSQGLQVVAVLQWVFSFLGLAQVCMAVLLSLLVGLAWILAVLYLVWLYRDRDSPRTGGRRSAWVRNWAVWRHFCDYFPISLVKTAELDPSCTYLFSLHPHGILVVGAFGNFCTEATGFSRLFPGLWPHLLMLPCWFHLPFFRDYIMSGGLISSDKASASYLLSRPGGGQVAVLAVGGPLEALEAKPGEPILRIRNQKGFIKLALEHGASLVPVFSFGENELFHQIPNPRGSWLRAAQEALQPLLRVALPLFYGRWGLLLPFRTPVHTVVGAPIPVQLTPWPSQAQVDSLHALYVERLMQLFEEHKARYGVPAHQHLVLT
- the MOGAT3 gene encoding 2-acylglycerol O-acyltransferase 3 isoform X1, which produces MPASASLLSQGLQVVAVLQWVFSFLGLAQVCMAVLLSLLVGLAWILAVLYLVWLYRDRDSPRTGGRRSAWVRNWAVWRHFCDYFPISLVKTAELDPSCTYLFSLHPHGILVVGAFGNFCTEATGFSRLFPGLWPHLLMLPCWFHLPFFRDYIMSGGEECGARPQDPQPQLSPPTSASSLPEILVPNFPTPPLKTQLWFPKLSPPPRFDLLRQGQCLLPVVSAWGWPGGGPGCRRAPGGAGGKTRRADLTDPESEGIHQAGVGTRGLPGAGLLFRRERTLPSDPQPAGFLAAGGPGSAAAAAARGPATLLRSLGPATALPYSGPHCRTEGKDFSLQFPGLGPSPMALAGLFSLPVYHDHLMSTAPAWPGLDHHHWGWPGVPVLEPRPALLFSLGAKRLCAPGAVAWARPPWYLCTPLGRMISSKLRFLLQAPGSTGPRSSSISSWALLLRPWPLLC
- the MOGAT3 gene encoding 2-acylglycerol O-acyltransferase 3 isoform X4 yields the protein MPASASLLSQGLQVVAVLQWVFSFLGLAQVCMAVLLSLLVGLAWILAVLYLVWLYRDRDSPRTGGRRSAWVRNWAVWRHFCDYFPISLVKTAELDPSCTYLFSLHPHGILVVGAFGNFCTEATGFSRLFPGLWPHLLMLPCWFHLPFFRDYIMSGGLISSDKASASYLLSRPGGGQVAVLAVGGPLEALEAKPGEPILRIRNQKGFIKLALEHGASLVPVFSFGENELFHQIPNPRGSWLRAAQEALQPLLRVALPLFYGRWGLLLPFRTPVHTVAPKARTSPCSSPGLGPPRWHWPASSASQSIMTTS
- the MOGAT3 gene encoding 2-acylglycerol O-acyltransferase 3 isoform X2; translated protein: MPASASLLSQGLQVVAVLQWVFSFLGLAQVCMAVLLSLLVGLAWILAVLYLVWLYRDRDSPRTGGRRSAWVRNWAVWRHFCDYFPISLVKTAELDPSCTYLFSLHPHGILVVGAFGNFCTEATGFSRLFPGLWPHLLMLPCWFHLPFFRDYIMSGGEECGARPQDPQPQLSPPTSASSLPEILVPNFPTPPLKTQLWFPKLSPPPRFDLLRQGQCLLPVVSAWGWPGGGPGCRRAPGGAGGKTRRADLTDPESEGIHQAGVGTRGLPGAGLLFRRERTLPSDPQPAGFLAAGGPGSAAAAAARGPATLLRSLGPATALPYSGPHCRTEGKDFSLQFPGLGPSPMALAGLFSLPVYHDHLMSTGPPWYLCTPLGRMISSKLRFLLQAPGSTGPRSSSISSWALLLRPWPLLC